Proteins from a genomic interval of bacterium BMS3Abin02:
- the hisF gene encoding imidazole glycerol phosphate synthase subunit HisF, with the protein MLASRVIPCLDIRDGRVVKGVRFQDLRDAGDPVACAAAYEEQGADEIVLLDVSATPEGRSHAIETVQAVRSVLSIPLTVGGGVRSTEDAGRLLDAGADKVGVNTAAVKRPDLVSDIAERFGAQCTVIAVDAAGGSNGGWEVVVESGRNRTGIDVVEWCRAATAAGAGEILLTSWDRDGTKDGYDLELVAAVSSAVTVPVIASGGASNAVHLREGLDAGATGVLVASILHDGVTTVGELKVQLGAMGVVVRQ; encoded by the coding sequence ATGCTCGCTTCCCGGGTAATCCCCTGCCTCGACATCAGGGACGGACGTGTCGTCAAGGGTGTCCGCTTTCAGGATCTACGCGACGCCGGCGATCCGGTCGCCTGCGCCGCCGCCTATGAAGAGCAGGGGGCCGACGAGATCGTTCTTCTCGACGTGTCGGCAACGCCCGAAGGTCGAAGTCACGCCATCGAAACAGTTCAGGCGGTGCGGTCGGTCCTCTCGATCCCGCTCACCGTCGGTGGGGGAGTCCGTTCCACCGAAGACGCGGGGAGGCTTCTCGACGCCGGGGCGGACAAGGTGGGTGTCAACACGGCGGCGGTGAAACGGCCCGACCTGGTCTCGGACATCGCGGAACGTTTCGGCGCTCAATGCACCGTCATCGCCGTGGACGCCGCCGGGGGCTCGAATGGCGGCTGGGAAGTCGTGGTGGAGAGCGGCCGGAACCGGACCGGGATCGACGTCGTCGAATGGTGCCGGGCAGCGACCGCAGCCGGAGCGGGAGAGATCCTCCTCACGAGCTGGGATCGTGACGGCACCAAGGACGGCTACGACCTGGAGTTGGTTGCTGCGGTCAGTTCGGCGGTGACGGTCCCCGTGATCGCTTCCGGTGGGGCCAGCAACGCAGTGCATCTCAGGGAGGGGCTCGACGCGGGAGCCACGGGGGTCCTCGTTGCGTCGA